ATGCAGAGTATTTACGTGCGTTAGCAGCATCAAAGGCAACCAAAGAAGCAAGCGATGCAAGACATAGTAAAGTAAAAATATACGGCTGCATATAGCTATTTCCCTAAAGAGAATACATAGTGTAATGTACGAGCATTTTGTTTTGGAAGTTCTCGAGTGATGCTTAGAGAAATTTTTTCTGGCAGCTCTTGGTTTTCGATGTTCCCTAAAGAAGAGATTGTGATGTTCTTGACATGGGAGAGCAAAAGGTGCCGCTCCATCTTTTGGGAATTTTTCAAATTATACATCCGTAGTTCTAAGCGGTGGGTATCCACATTATAATGCAAAGCAGCGCGGACTTCCCCAGCAAGCTCGGGATCACGGTACACGCCTCGATCAAAGGTTAAGGCAAAGAGAGCCCCGGGATCTTCCGATAAGGAGAGCGCATCTCTAAATAGAATACGCAGCTGCTTGTAAGCTCGGGAATCTTCTAAAAATGATGCGTATGCTCTCTCTTGCTGCTTATGTAGGCAGTAAATCCTTCGATACCAAAATCCTAATGCCCCAAGAAGAAACGCCAGCAACGTCAGAGATATAAAAAGCTCCATAAGTAAAAATTGGCGCTTTTGTTTTTTCTTATGAGGGGAGGTTATGAAGTAACACATAGCGATCTTTGAACAAAAACCATATGTTTTTGATTTGGGAAAAGCTCCACAGAAACATCTGCAAGACAAACTTTGACAATATTATTATCCATACGTACTCCTTTGCGAATATCCGCCTTGTAGGCATAAGGAACTAGGATTTCCTTCCCAAGGCTTGTGTACATGGGAGAAGAAAGAGTTCCAGATCCCGAAGAAGGAAACTCCCCCGCCAACATCTGCATGCGCATGTCCTCCTCTATAGCGAAAAAGCAGCTGTCTATAGTTGCTGGAAGCTGCAGCAACAAG
This genomic stretch from Chlamydia pecorum E58 harbors:
- a CDS encoding DUF1494 domain-containing protein; translated protein: MELFISLTLLAFLLGALGFWYRRIYCLHKQQERAYASFLEDSRAYKQLRILFRDALSLSEDPGALFALTFDRGVYRDPELAGEVRAALHYNVDTHRLELRMYNLKNSQKMERHLLLSHVKNITISSLGNIENQELPEKISLSITRELPKQNARTLHYVFSLGK
- a CDS encoding membrane protein, whose translation is MASQSRHKRSFFLVEILMAISLTCVVLLPCIQFYSGVRKSFEENILLLQLPATIDSCFFAIEEDMRMQMLAGEFPSSGSGTLSSPMYTSLGKEILVPYAYKADIRKGVRMDNNIVKVCLADVSVELFPNQKHMVFVQRSLCVTS